Within the Candidatus Acidiferrales bacterium genome, the region AAAGTAACAGTCACTTTCCTTATCTGCCTGAAGCGGCTAAGTAGTTCTTCAGTTGGGACTGCATCATGGTTAGCCGTACTTGTTTTGGTGTTCTGTAAATCAGTGGGCCTTAATTCGGTTTTGCCGCTTATGATATCGTCGAGACGGCCTTGCCAGAGCGGCTCGAGGTCAGTCAAATGACCGGCATTTTCCTTTATGGTCCATTTACCATCTATCCTTACTGTCAATATATCGGGAGATACTGATCTGAACTTTTCCTCAAGGCGGGCAGGCGTTCCTGCGAGTCGTTCGATAATTGAGGGAAAAATATTTTGATTAGCTGTAAAATTAAACTCTCGTCTAAACCATTTTACTTGTCCCATTTTATGCTCTGCGCCTATTCTTTATTTGGAATTCGAATGTATGTTCGAATCAATCTAAAGTCAAGCCTCGGCAGGTCACGAGCAGATACAATGGGCAGAAAATCATTATATTATGGAAAAGGAGGCATCCATGAGCTCGTTCCGGAATTCCCTTTTAGCTTCATTCTTCTTGCTGGCGATGACCTGCCAATCACAAACAGTCACGATCAAACATACCTACTACACCACCACATTTGACACGACTCTGCGTGTGCCGACGGTAGTAAAATGGTGGCTAACGAAGAAAATGGTTAGCTGTTCAAAGCATGTGAAACGGACAAACAAGTTCACATCCGATCCGGACTT harbors:
- a CDS encoding DinB family protein, which encodes MGQVKWFRREFNFTANQNIFPSIIERLAGTPARLEEKFRSVSPDILTVRIDGKWTIKENAGHLTDLEPLWQGRLDDIISGKTELRPTDLQNTKTSTANHDAVPTEELLSRFRQIRKVTVTLLEMLDEKQIFSSALHPRLKTPMRTMDLFLFVAEHDDHHLARITELVKLICLEK